The DNA region TACCACCACATCACCGTCCCGGGTAAGGAAACTGCGCCTTTGACAGAGACCTACGATGTGGTAGGGAGTCTTTGTGAGAATAACGACAAGTTTGCGGTCCAGCGGCAGCTTCCCAAAATTGATACCGGGGACTTTGTGGTGATCCACGATGCCGGCGCCCACGGCCGGGCTATGGGCTTCAACTACAACGGTAAACTCCGCTGCGCAGAACTACTGCTCCGGCCGGATGGTTCGGCTTTGCAGATAAGGCGCAGGGAAACAATAGAAGATCTGTTCGCCACCCTGGACAGGGTTGCACTGGAAGACTTTAAGATTACTTTATAACAAGGAGCGCAAAATGATAAAAAGAAACCCCAGTATTGCCAATATAAAGGCAGGGTATCTGTTCCCCGAAATTGCCAAGCGTCGGCGGGAATATGCGGCAGCCCATCCGGAAGCTAAAATTATCAGCCTGGGTGTGGGTAATACCACTGAACCTCTATTGCCCCATATCGATCAGGGACTTGTTGAAGGCGCCAAACGCTTAGGCACGGCGGAGGGCTATTCGGGGTACACCGACGAGGGCTTCGAAGAACTGCGGAAGGGTATCTCGGAAGTTTTCTACAAAGGTGCTTTCAGTCCCGCTGAGGTCTTTATCTCTGACGGGGCCAAGTGCGACATAGGGCGCTTACAATTACTGTTCGGTCCGGGAACCCCGGTGGCGGTCCAGGACCCGTCCTACCCGGTCTACGTGGATGGCTCGGTGCTTATCGGCGCCGCAGGCCCCTGGGAGGGAACGGGCTACAAGGGTATCAGCTACCTTCCCTGTACTGCAGAGAATAACTACTTCCCGGATCTTTCAAAACTCCCCAGGGATGGGCTGTTTTATTTCTGTTCCCCCAATAACCCTACGGGAGCCACCGCCAACCGGGATCAGCTTGGAGAACTTGTAAGGGCCGCCACAGAAAAGGGAACGGTCATCATTTTTGACGCCGCCTATGCCGCATACATCAGGGACCCGGCGCTGCCCAAGTCCATCTTTGAGATTGACGGCGCCCGATCCTGCGCCATTGAGGTCAACTCCTTCTCCAAACCTGCGGGCTTTACCGGGGTGCGCCTGGGCTGGACTATAGTCCCAAATGAGCTCAAGTATGGCGGCGGGGAAAGCGTCAACGCCGACTGGGCCCGTATCTGCGGCACCATCTTTAACGGCGCCTCCAATGTCGCCCAATGGGGTGGCCTTGCTGCCCTTGATCCTGAGGGGCTTAAGGAAATTCGCCGGCTCAGCGATTTCTACCTGGAAAACGCCGCCCTCATACGCAAGGCCGTCCAAACTCTGGGCTTCAGCTGCGTGGGGGGGGACAATTCACCCTACATCTGGGCGCGGTTCCCGGGCAGGGACAGTTGGGATGTTTTCGCGGAAATACTGGAAAAGTGCCAGGTGGTCACCACCCCCGGCGCAGGCTTCGGGCCTGCAGGGCAGTCCTTCATACGGTTCTCCGCCTTTGGGCACCGCCCTGATGTGGAAGAGGCCTGTAAGCGGCTCAATAAGTTAAAGGGATAAGAAAAAAGGCAAAAAATAAGAAATTCCACTTGATTTTTTAGGGGTGCCATGATATATTCTGACTAGACAGACTAGTTGTAGGAGGTATGTATATGACTGCACAGCTTAAAAGCAATATTTGGCAATTACAGGATGCAAAGGCAAAATTCAGCGAAGTAATCAAATCCGCCGCCAAATCGCCTCAGATTATCACGGTCAGGGGCGAGGAAACGGCGGTTATCCTTTCCATGGACAAGTACCGGGGCCTTATGGGGAAACGGCCAAGCTTCATTGAGGCACTTATGAATTGCCCCTGGCCGGATGTGGAGCTTGAACTACCGGATCGCAAAGCAGAAGAATGGCGGGATATTGAGCTGTGAAATACCTTCTGG from Treponema primitia ZAS-2 includes:
- a CDS encoding LL-diaminopimelate aminotransferase translates to MIKRNPSIANIKAGYLFPEIAKRRREYAAAHPEAKIISLGVGNTTEPLLPHIDQGLVEGAKRLGTAEGYSGYTDEGFEELRKGISEVFYKGAFSPAEVFISDGAKCDIGRLQLLFGPGTPVAVQDPSYPVYVDGSVLIGAAGPWEGTGYKGISYLPCTAENNYFPDLSKLPRDGLFYFCSPNNPTGATANRDQLGELVRAATEKGTVIIFDAAYAAYIRDPALPKSIFEIDGARSCAIEVNSFSKPAGFTGVRLGWTIVPNELKYGGGESVNADWARICGTIFNGASNVAQWGGLAALDPEGLKEIRRLSDFYLENAALIRKAVQTLGFSCVGGDNSPYIWARFPGRDSWDVFAEILEKCQVVTTPGAGFGPAGQSFIRFSAFGHRPDVEEACKRLNKLKG
- a CDS encoding type II toxin-antitoxin system Phd/YefM family antitoxin; the protein is MTAQLKSNIWQLQDAKAKFSEVIKSAAKSPQIITVRGEETAVILSMDKYRGLMGKRPSFIEALMNCPWPDVELELPDRKAEEWRDIEL